In Cercospora beticola chromosome 3, complete sequence, the following proteins share a genomic window:
- a CDS encoding uncharacterized protein (antiSMASH:Cluster_6), with protein MSTGNPNYGVGGTAQDGGLSTADTVRDGGPDGGNRGSDDSYVPSSEGGRQTRSKTSAIASDVSAREGKSSNEVRQAVLDGNAASGGNGAHVGNPNRNVGGTAGDGGVSTADTVADGGPNPAEEDSTYKP; from the exons ATGTCCACCGGAAACCCCAACTACGGCGTCGGCGGCACCGCCCAAGACGGAGGTCTCTCAACAGCTGACACTGTCCGCGACGGAGGCCCAGATGGCGGAAACCGTGGCTCAGACGATTCTTATGTTCCTTCCTCTGAAGGTGGACGTCAGACGAGGAGTAAGAC TAGCGCCATCGCATCCGATGTCTCGGCCCGCGAGGGTAAATCCTCCAACGAAGTTCGACAGGCCGTTCTCGATGGGAATGCAGCGAGTGGAGGGAATGGAGCGCATGTTGGGAATCCGAATCGGAATGTTGGAGGGACTGC CGGTGACGGAGGCGTGAGTACCGCGGACACAGTGGCG GATGGGGGACCTAATCCGGCGGAAGAGGACTCGACATACAAGCCTTGA
- a CDS encoding uncharacterized protein (antiSMASH:Cluster_6), producing MERPTIIPVDNETKSSISRTTAEGRVLTYEMTVLQQPVRARACGQGAKSSADRRPVDPPPIVELRIYEGSGRERADDITFTMHANYFLFATLEAARPIAHGRVSADRHTPPVLTGTPVAGMVYLDRPDPAGYFIFPDLSVRHEGNYRLSFSLYEELKNVKDEDKMSEDPKAAGEGAPVVNHRLEVKSEPFQVFSAKKFPGLTESTALSRMVAEQGCRVRIRRDVRMRRRDQKNSAKDWDEYEDETAAARARMSSTPESQSQPYPGMMHTPHSYMDPIPRPRSTSNTSHQSLGQPISRRPSAQDMASAYQATQYGNAPQPPQPAFNQPAQYGPSPTQTYQQGPYVQQAPPMQPPPPQYQQGYAAPPAPSPVSASQPGYYGYAPAPPQMSAPPQASYDTAVQQQHRGSIDYSAHAQSDTRRYSVQQPALPPPPQPQATLAQQPQHSTYPPQMSSQHQTYQQPPSLQAQQSGHSHSSSMDMYNNSRPLQPQPMQPQSRSSASGTPISGRAFDLPPLQTSSNMLASNKLEASSPSSAAPSHSYFSATQTPVDTTHKRSYGHVFSEKYQDQPLRQGARPGASASDYSLVAGSSLSAADDDDTSGELDPDTLSMHYRRADGRAIRRALPGHA from the exons ATGGAGCGTCCGACCATCATCCCAGTCGACAATGAGACCAAAAGCTCCATTTCCCGGACCACGGCCGAAGGCAGAGTCCTCACATACGAGATGACAGTGCTACAACAGCCAGTCCGTGCCAGAGCATGTGGACAAGGCGCCAAAT CCTCTGCCGACCGAAGACCTGTGGATCCACCCCCGATTGTTGAGTTGAGGATCTATGAAGGCTCTGGCCGCGAGCGCGCCGATGACATTACCTTCACAATGCATGCCAATTATTTCCTGTTCGCCACCCTGGAGGCCGCCCGCCCAATTGCACATGGACGTGTTTCTGCCGACCGCCACACCCCACCGGTTCTCACAGGCACGCCTGTGGCAGGAATGGTCTACCTGGACCGACCGGACCCGGCTGGCTACTTTATTTTCCCAGACTTATCTGTTCGTCACGAGGGAAACTACCGCTTGAGCTTCAGCCTGTACGAGGAACTCAAGAATGTCAAGGACGAGGACAAAATGTCCGAGGACCCGAAGGCTGCCGGCGAGGGAGCTCCAGTAGTGAATCATCGCCTCGAAGTGAAGTCCGAGCCATTCCAGGTCTTCAGTGCGAAGAAGTTCCCAGGCCTGACGGAAAGCACTGCTCTGAGCCGGATGGTCGCAGAGCAGGGCTGTCGCGTGCGTATCAGGAGAGATGTGCGCATGCGCCGCCGCGACCAGAAGAACAGTGCCAAAGATTGGGATGAGTACGAGGACGAGACTGCCGCCGCTCGTGCGCGCATGTCCAGCACGCCCGAGTCGCAGTCGCAGCCATATCCAGGCATGATGCATACTCCGCATAGCTATATGGACCCAATCCCTCGTCCTCGGTCGACCAGTAACACCAGTCACCAATCCCTTGGGCAGCCCATTTCACGTAGACCATCTGCTCAGGATATGGCTAGTGCGTACCAAGCCACCCAATACGGCAATGCTCCACAACCTCCACAGCCCGCCTTCAATCAACCTGCACAGTATGGACCCTCACCAACCCAGACTTACCAACAAGGCCCGTACGTGCAACAGGCCCCTCCAATGCAGCCTCCACCGCCCCAATACCAGCAAGGCTACGCAGCTCCTCCTGCACCTTCACCGGTCAGTGCATCACAACCAGGCTACTATGGTTATGCACCAGCACCGCCGCAAATGAGTGCTCCGCCACAGGCATCCTACGATACTGCCgttcagcagcaacaccgcGGTAGCATTGATTACTCCGCGCATGCACAATCTGATACCCGTCGATACTCTGTGCAGCAGCCGGCCttgcctccgccgccacagCCTCAAGCTACTCTCGCGCAGCAACCGCAGCATTCGACGTACCCACCGCAGATGTCCTCGCAACACCAAACTTACCAACAGCCACCTTCATTGCAGGCACAGCAGTCCGGTCACTCACATTCGTCCTCGATGGACATGTacaacaacagcaggccACTTCAACCTCAGCCCATGCAACCTCAAAGCCGCTCGAGCGCGTCTGGGACGCCCATCTCCGGGCGAGCGTTCGACTTGCCGCCTCTTCAGACGTCTTCCAATATGCTGGCGAGTAACAAGTTGGAGGCCTCGTCGCCCAGCTCCGCTGCTCCCTCGCACTCCTACTTCAGTGCCACACAAACACCGGTGGACACCACGCACAAGCGCAGCTATGGACACGTCTTCAGCGAAAAATACCAAGACCAGCCACTTCGACAGGGCGCCCGGCCCGGAGCCAGTGCAAGTGACTACAGCTTGGTCGCTGGCTCATCCTTGTCGGcagctgatgatgatgacacgAGCGGTGAGCTTGACCCGGATACATTGAGCATGCACTACAGGAGAGCAGACGGTCGCGCAATTCGAAGAGCACTTCCTGGACATGCTTGA